Part of the Benincasa hispida cultivar B227 chromosome 12, ASM972705v1, whole genome shotgun sequence genome is shown below.
CGATCAATATTCTATAAATGTATTTGATTGGCTAAATGACCTTCGACAAGTATTTTTCAGTCCTTCAAATTGGTATCTTTGTCTGAGAGCCAACTGATTTCTCTTTGTTAAATTTATCCTTTTAACAAAAACcccaaaaatattttccttttcgtTTTGTCCACTTGTTCTATCATGCAGATGAGATTCGTCAATACTGGGCATTGTCTAAAAGGCAAGCTACATGAGGGGGCGAAGAGGTTAGTGAGGTTAGGAGTCAAATTTCTTAGCTACCCTCTACTGTTCGAGTTTTGACTTTTAGGCAATTGCAGGATATGGGGGCTGAGTTTGCTCGCTTCAAGGTCACTCTTTTGAAGCATGTCCTCAGCTACAGCATATCTTCTTGCATGATGCCTTCCCACATGGAAGTTGCCTAGCATGTACCTCTCGTATAACGATTCTATGCACACTGTAACACCccttacatttttttagtaataatgtaatttcagtaactttattatttggaatttcagtaattgttattagttggagggtattttttaggattttggacTTCAAATGTAAGTGCGAAAATTTAATTGTTGgagtgaaattattcaatttagaaattaatggcaaaaattaattttcttttgaaaatgaaaggaatttaatagtataaagtggaataaggaaaagaataaagtgtaattatatttatttcctttttagttttttttttattattattattattttataggaaaaatcaaatttccctttcttcttcGCATCCGCGTAACCCTCCCCCCTCCCTGAAATTTTTTCCCCAGCCGACAGCCGCCCAAATCCCCTCTATTGTCTCACCTAACTGCACCGAGTCACTTTTTGCTTGCTGGTCGTGGGTTTTAGGCCGACCAAATCTCGCCGCCAGCTAGGCGAGCAGCTCGCCTTCCACATCGGAAGCCGCCACCATCGTTCCACCCTTTCACTGATGCTGAAAGTCGTCGCTGTAGCCCGACCAACCACTCACTCGCGCAGCCAACCTTCCGACCGTGAAGCCACACCATACCGCAGCTTCTCTGTCCGGCCAGCCGTCAGTCCGATCTCTATCGCGCGCCACTCAGCCCCTGTCGCAGCCATGGTTGTCGTCGGATCTATCTTGGGTAAGTTTTCCGTCATCGTTGGGGTTTCACCAGATCTAGTAGTTTTGGGTAAGATATTTTTGTGAAGTTTTGGGTAGAAGATTGGACCCCCATTAAGTTTGGAATGAAAATTAACTTATTCGAATTATTTTTGGTTTTAGATTTGAGTCTAGGAAACTGTTGGAGTGGCTGTCCAGTGGGTTCGAGATCGTTTTCGACAAGTTTTAGTAAGCTTGGAGGTTTCAAAACCATCTTGTTTTGGTTGATATTGCTATAAAAATTTGGATTTGGAAACTTAATAATGGTTTATGTTTTTGGTTGGCTTTGTTTGCAAAGTTTGGGAGCAAGTTCGACTTAAACTTCAACTTTGGAACCTTGATCCAAGATTATTCCATTCTAAGGAGAAGATAAACTTGTTAGTTATTTTGGGCTTAAGTCTGAGGTAAGTAATCGTACTACTGAAATTGCCCACGGGCTAGGTATTaaatgtatgctagcatgataaatgaatgttatggcagaatggcagcatgatagactgatagtataatatgatcaaagtatgtttTGGTACAAgatctaaattatttatttatgcatatagatacttgaatgctagtatgagatggtatgtgcttccatgtggttgtatttgatctgatgatgttaagatatacatgtatgttgtagaaccatgatgttgaggtatatgtgtatgttatagagccatgatgttgaggtttatatgtatgtcatagattcgtacagtgatgattatgatgttgagactatgCAAATGTCCTtcctgattagttagatgcccattagatttttgtttccttcaggattcaccagtttgtgtttctttcgggattcaccaatttttgtttccttcgagattcaccagtttgtgttttcttcgaaattcaccagtttgtgtctccttcgggattcaccaattttagtcttcttcgagattcaccagtttttgtttcctttgggattcaccagtttttgtctccttcgggattcaccagaggtagtaggcatacttaactacagtaggataggactcagtctccttcttgtttcatgtgcatatgtgtcccatgaggactaaagcaacttatatgtttcaccagaggtgggtatctagaagACATaaatgcccagcctgaccccagtagtggagttacttactgagtattttatactcattctttctcatgttgttgtttcaggtaagggtagagatgcaccaacGATGGACAAGTGgatgatcgagccactaggactagtttttacgcctctgctcatgagatttagagttcttttcatgtttctcttaacttttagttttggtgtttaaaacttactttaagaatcatttttcaaacttatttattatcctttatgatttataggtaccctactattgttttagtatttgaatttaatgaaagtcttttgaacttaccttatttaattagtatttattttGCCATAAACGAGTGTTATTTTGAGTTCcctgcatgcatgtatttagtaacgacctaacttaagtcctagggggtcgggtcgttacagttagtattagagcccatgttttgggttctgtagactgacttactacgtAAGTTTAGATAATCCCTGTGGCCCAGTAACGGATccctcgtcatcgccaggtacgtCCTACTAATAAAAGTTTCAATGCATATATGAGAACAGTGATGTAATGTTTTAAGTGCATGATTTCTAAGAGCGACCTAGAAATAGCTAGTTAACGTATGAATTTATGACAGGACATGGCACCTAAACCTAGAACAAGAAAGACAGTTAGAGACGAAATGCAAGTAGAGAGAGCTGAGAGTAGCCAGACTGTTTCGGCAGCTCCAAATTCGCCTGTGACCCAAATTGATGAAAAGGCGATGGAAGCTAGAATTAGTGAAGCTGTTGCATCCTCTCTAATGGGAAAGCTGTAAAAGCTGATTCGTAGCACGATGGTAGAACAGACTGCCCAGACCCAGGCTCAGGAGGAACCGGTGC
Proteins encoded:
- the LOC120092940 gene encoding uncharacterized protein LOC120092940 isoform X2: MLKVVAVARPTTHSRSQPSDREATPYRSFSVRPAVSPISIARHSAPVAAMVVVGSILGKFSVIVGVSPDLVVLDLSLGNCWSGCPVGSRSFSTSFSKLGVWEQVRLKLQLWNLDPRLFHSKEKINLLVILGLSLRFHLT
- the LOC120092940 gene encoding uncharacterized protein LOC120092940 isoform X3; this translates as MLKVVAVARPTTHSRSQPSDREATPYRSFSVRPAVSPISIARHSAPVAAMVVVGSILGKFSVIVGVSPDLVVLDLSLGNCWSGCPVGSRSFSTSFSKLGVWEQVRLKLQLWNLDPRLFHSKEKINLLVILGLSLR
- the LOC120092940 gene encoding uncharacterized protein LOC120092940 isoform X4 — its product is MLKVVAVARPTTHSRSQPSDREATPYRSFSVRPAVSPISIARHSAPVAAMVVVGSILGKFSVIVGVSPDLVVLDLSLGNCWSGCPVGSRSFSTSFIWEQVRLKLQLWNLDPRLFHSKEKINLLVILGLSLRFHLT
- the LOC120092940 gene encoding uncharacterized protein LOC120092940 isoform X1 produces the protein MLKVVAVARPTTHSRSQPSDREATPYRSFSVRPAVSPISIARHSAPVAAMVVVGSILGKFSVIVGVSPDLVVLDLSLGNCWSGCPVGSRSFSTSFSKLGVWEQVRLKLQLWNLDPRLFHSKEKINLLVILGLSLRFESGKLLEWLSSGFKIVFDKFCLGASSA
- the LOC120092940 gene encoding uncharacterized protein LOC120092940 isoform X5, translated to MLKVVAVARPTTHSRSQPSDREATPYRSFSVRPAVSPISIARHSAPVAAMVVVGSILGKFSVIVGVSPDLVVLDLSLGNCWSGCPVGSRSFSTSFIWEQVRLKLQLWNLDPRLFHSKEKINLLVILGLSLR